The Eubacteriaceae bacterium Marseille-Q4139 genome has a window encoding:
- a CDS encoding iron-containing alcohol dehydrogenase, whose protein sequence is MNSFIYTIPTKIYFGKGQLERLPEIVGEFGKKVLIVYGGGSIKKNGILEQAVGLLTKAGMSCEELSGVEPNPRIGSVREGVKICREKGIEVVLPIGGGSSIDCAKVVAAGACYDGDPWDLVLDGKKIEKALPIVSVLTLAATGSEMDTSAVISDMEKGDKLGTKSEWMRPKASVLDPSFTVTVNAWHTAAGTADIMSHIFEAYFSNTEGYMQDRMAEGLLKTCIEFGVKAVEEPDNYEARANLMWASSWAINDFLKLGKEVPWSVHPMEHELSAYYDITHGAGLAILTPHWMRHVLDDRTVSKFRTYGVNVWGISPELEAHEAANLAIEKTADYFKRLGLPSRLSEMGIGREKFALMAGKAAKRLKGAYKEMSAEEIVQIFEEAL, encoded by the coding sequence ATGAATTCCTTTATCTACACGATCCCGACAAAAATCTATTTTGGAAAAGGACAGCTGGAACGGCTTCCGGAGATTGTTGGTGAATTCGGGAAAAAGGTGCTGATCGTTTACGGCGGCGGGAGCATCAAAAAGAATGGGATTCTGGAGCAGGCCGTTGGGCTTCTCACGAAGGCCGGCATGAGCTGCGAGGAGCTTTCCGGCGTGGAGCCGAATCCGAGGATTGGTTCCGTGCGGGAGGGCGTTAAGATCTGTCGGGAAAAAGGGATTGAAGTAGTTCTTCCCATCGGCGGCGGCTCGTCCATCGACTGCGCCAAGGTGGTGGCGGCCGGGGCCTGCTATGACGGTGATCCCTGGGATCTGGTGCTGGACGGAAAGAAGATTGAAAAGGCGCTCCCGATTGTCTCGGTGCTGACGCTGGCGGCAACGGGTTCCGAGATGGACACGTCTGCCGTGATTTCCGACATGGAAAAGGGGGACAAGCTTGGGACAAAGAGCGAGTGGATGCGCCCAAAGGCATCGGTTCTGGATCCGTCCTTTACGGTGACCGTAAACGCCTGGCACACGGCAGCCGGGACGGCCGATATCATGTCCCATATTTTTGAGGCGTATTTTTCCAACACGGAGGGCTATATGCAGGATCGAATGGCCGAAGGGCTTTTAAAGACCTGCATTGAATTCGGCGTAAAGGCTGTGGAGGAGCCGGATAATTACGAGGCCAGGGCCAACCTCATGTGGGCCAGCAGCTGGGCCATCAATGACTTTTTGAAGCTGGGAAAGGAAGTGCCCTGGTCGGTGCATCCGATGGAGCATGAGCTTTCCGCTTACTACGATATCACCCATGGAGCCGGCCTTGCGATTCTGACGCCCCACTGGATGCGCCATGTGCTCGATGACCGCACCGTGTCCAAATTCCGTACCTACGGCGTGAACGTATGGGGCATTTCGCCGGAGCTGGAGGCCCATGAGGCAGCGAATCTGGCTATCGAAAAAACGGCAGACTATTTTAAGAGACTGGGTCTTCCGTCCAGGCTTTCGGAGATGGGCATCGGCAGGGAGAAGTTTGCCCTGATGGCCGGGAAGGCGGCGAAGCGCCTGAAAGGGGCGTATAAGGAGATGTCCGCGGAAGAGATCGTGCAGATTTTTGAAGAGGCGCTGTAA
- the pepD gene encoding beta-Ala-His dipeptidase, whose protein sequence is MNVLDHEKLHQKYFEEMTRIPHGSYHEEQYADYLEAFAKEHGLSYVRDNMNNVIIYKPASKGYEGHGAVILQAHTDMVCEKNNGCAHDFEKDPLKLYIEDGILRAEGTTLGADDGTGCAYMLALLASDEPHPPLECVFTVQEEVGLIGAFALKSEYFKGKRYVNLDFGGHGIGTCITSAGGEMIDLKKNVELETANVPAYRLFVTGLRGGHSGGCIAMELGNALKVAGRILNAVKEVAPVRIGALCGGEKSNAIPRECEAIFACAGSEAEIRKAAEEMSAKIKKELRAQEPGLSIELEACNAGTLLSEAQSDEILKMFLLFPTGVRHMSVEIEALPTASENLAAVRLENGSLVFKYSLRAEKMSLRDEMEAELLALAGLFGMEAEVSSRYPAWEFNPSSAMRETLTRVYKEHRGTEMELLATHGGLECGVFCDMIPGLDVVTLGPETDGAHTPKEQMNLESFDKTYDLLKAFLKEL, encoded by the coding sequence ATGAATGTACTGGATCACGAAAAGCTTCACCAGAAATATTTCGAGGAGATGACACGGATTCCCCACGGTTCTTACCATGAGGAACAGTACGCCGATTACCTGGAGGCCTTTGCCAAGGAGCACGGGCTTTCCTATGTGCGCGACAATATGAATAACGTGATTATCTATAAGCCGGCGTCCAAGGGCTATGAGGGACACGGGGCTGTGATTCTTCAGGCCCACACGGACATGGTCTGTGAAAAGAATAACGGCTGCGCTCATGATTTTGAAAAGGATCCGCTTAAGCTTTACATCGAGGACGGGATTCTCCGTGCGGAGGGGACGACCCTCGGAGCCGACGACGGCACCGGCTGCGCCTACATGCTGGCGCTTCTCGCCTCCGACGAGCCGCATCCGCCGCTGGAATGTGTGTTCACGGTTCAGGAGGAAGTCGGCTTAATCGGCGCTTTTGCTTTAAAGAGCGAGTATTTTAAGGGAAAACGGTATGTGAATCTGGACTTCGGCGGCCATGGGATCGGCACCTGCATCACCAGCGCCGGCGGCGAGATGATTGACTTAAAAAAGAATGTGGAATTGGAGACGGCCAATGTGCCGGCGTACCGGCTTTTCGTCACGGGGCTTCGCGGCGGCCACTCCGGCGGCTGTATCGCCATGGAGCTTGGGAACGCCCTGAAAGTCGCAGGGCGGATCCTGAATGCAGTGAAAGAAGTGGCTCCGGTGCGGATCGGCGCACTCTGCGGCGGTGAAAAGAGCAACGCCATCCCGCGGGAATGCGAGGCCATTTTCGCCTGCGCCGGGAGCGAGGCAGAGATCCGGAAGGCCGCAGAGGAGATGTCTGCAAAGATTAAGAAGGAGCTGCGTGCTCAGGAGCCGGGGCTTTCCATCGAGCTTGAGGCGTGTAACGCCGGGACGCTCCTTTCCGAGGCACAGAGCGATGAGATCCTTAAGATGTTCCTTCTGTTCCCAACCGGCGTCCGCCATATGAGCGTTGAGATTGAGGCGCTTCCGACAGCCTCGGAAAATCTGGCGGCAGTGCGGCTGGAAAACGGAAGCCTTGTGTTTAAATATTCCCTGCGGGCCGAAAAGATGTCCCTGCGGGATGAGATGGAGGCAGAGCTTCTGGCCCTCGCCGGGCTTTTCGGCATGGAGGCCGAGGTATCCAGCCGGTATCCGGCCTGGGAGTTTAATCCGTCTTCGGCCATGCGGGAGACCTTGACGCGCGTCTACAAGGAGCACAGGGGGACAGAGATGGAGCTTTTAGCCACCCATGGCGGCCTGGAATGCGGCGTGTTCTGCGACATGATTCCGGGGCTCGATGTGGTGACATTGGGGCCGGAGACCGACGGGGCTCATACGCCGAAGGAGCAGATGAACCTGGAATCATTTGACAAGACGTATGATCTTTTGAAGGCATTTTTAAAGGAACTGTAA
- a CDS encoding sigma-70 family RNA polymerase sigma factor, with protein sequence MKTFPQPLTAREEREYLERYKEGDQEARAILIQRNMRLVAHVIKKYQGTDYDMEDLLSVGTIGLIKAVNTFRMDKGSRLATYAAKCVENAMQTEWPAARRLRFFQGGKAFQKQGRRAGSGGGSRRGHGFRRRGGKVPVFFLRFRERQG encoded by the coding sequence TTGAAGACTTTTCCACAACCATTAACCGCACGGGAAGAGAGAGAGTACCTGGAACGATACAAAGAGGGTGACCAAGAAGCGAGGGCCATACTGATACAGCGGAACATGCGGCTTGTGGCGCATGTCATCAAAAAGTACCAGGGAACCGACTATGATATGGAAGACCTTTTGTCCGTGGGCACCATCGGCTTAATCAAGGCAGTCAACACGTTCCGGATGGATAAGGGTTCCCGTCTTGCCACCTATGCGGCCAAATGTGTAGAAAATGCTATGCAGACGGAGTGGCCCGCCGCGCGGCGTCTTCGGTTTTTTCAAGGAGGGAAAGCTTTTCAGAAACAGGGCAGGAGAGCAGGTTCAGGCGGCGGATCACGGCGCGGGCATGGATTTCGGCGGCGAGGCGGGAAAGTTCCCGTCTTTTTTCTTCGCTTTCGGGAAAGACAAGGATAA
- a CDS encoding recombinase family protein: MKQIVIYSRKSKFTGKGESIENQIEMCRQYIRLHYGVEAADQAVVYEDEGFSGGNLERPQFKKMMEQLKEGAFQAVVVYRLDRISRNIGDFAGLIERLGELHVDFVSIKEQFDTSSPMGRAMMFISSVFSQLERETIAERIRDNMQELAKTGRWLGGTTPTGFCSKAYETVNADGRTKKACRLEGLPEELEIVKTVYQEFLRTGSLSGAEAALLTQGIRTKNGRAFSRFAVKAILSNPVYAKADEAVWQYFKSQGAEVFSEHGEFDGRHGVMAYNRSLQRPGKAHRERPEKEWIVAVGGHEGLIEGETWVRVQEMLLRNGKKSYRRPKSHEALLSGLLYCGGCKSRMRPKGSGRKREDGTAMYSYLCINREKSRGALCQMKNPDGNRLDQAASESLSQLPEDVAAFCTYLETERKALLKEQRKRKAKKDGTREEKAGRQPETAAESVSGEPRLTAGELSSFPFVFRQMTPEEKREAFRSLTEQVIWDGETARIILKGAEREYL, encoded by the coding sequence TTGAAGCAGATTGTAATCTATTCCAGAAAGTCGAAATTTACGGGAAAGGGAGAGAGCATCGAAAATCAGATTGAAATGTGCCGCCAGTATATCCGGCTCCATTACGGCGTAGAGGCGGCCGATCAGGCAGTTGTCTACGAGGACGAGGGCTTTTCCGGCGGGAACCTGGAGCGGCCCCAGTTTAAAAAGATGATGGAGCAGCTGAAAGAGGGCGCGTTCCAGGCGGTAGTGGTCTACCGGCTGGATCGGATCAGCCGCAACATCGGGGATTTTGCAGGCCTTATCGAGCGCCTCGGAGAGCTTCATGTGGATTTTGTATCCATAAAAGAGCAGTTTGACACGTCTTCGCCCATGGGCCGCGCCATGATGTTCATTTCCTCCGTGTTTTCCCAGCTTGAGCGGGAAACCATTGCGGAGCGAATCCGCGACAACATGCAGGAGCTGGCAAAGACGGGACGGTGGTTGGGCGGTACGACGCCGACCGGCTTTTGCTCGAAAGCCTATGAAACGGTGAATGCGGATGGCAGGACGAAAAAGGCATGCCGCCTGGAGGGGCTCCCGGAGGAACTGGAGATTGTAAAGACGGTCTATCAGGAGTTTCTAAGGACAGGTTCCCTGTCCGGGGCGGAAGCGGCGCTTCTAACGCAGGGAATCCGGACGAAAAACGGCCGCGCCTTTTCCCGGTTCGCGGTGAAGGCCATTCTTTCCAACCCCGTCTATGCAAAGGCTGATGAGGCCGTATGGCAGTATTTTAAGAGCCAGGGGGCCGAGGTTTTTTCGGAGCATGGGGAATTTGACGGGAGGCATGGCGTCATGGCTTATAACCGCTCCCTCCAGAGGCCTGGAAAAGCCCATAGGGAACGGCCGGAGAAGGAATGGATTGTAGCAGTGGGAGGCCATGAAGGGCTGATAGAAGGGGAGACCTGGGTGCGTGTCCAGGAGATGCTTTTAAGGAACGGCAAAAAAAGCTACCGCAGGCCGAAAAGCCATGAGGCCCTGCTTTCGGGATTGTTGTACTGCGGCGGCTGCAAGAGCCGGATGCGGCCCAAGGGCTCCGGGAGGAAACGGGAAGATGGGACAGCGATGTATTCATATTTATGCATAAATAGAGAAAAGAGCCGAGGCGCCCTCTGCCAGATGAAGAATCCGGACGGGAACCGGCTCGATCAGGCGGCGTCCGAAAGTCTTTCCCAGCTTCCCGAGGATGTGGCCGCATTTTGTACTTACCTGGAGACAGAACGGAAGGCCCTATTAAAAGAACAGAGGAAAAGGAAGGCGAAAAAGGACGGAACGCGCGAAGAAAAGGCAGGACGGCAGCCGGAAACCGCGGCGGAGTCCGTTTCGGGAGAGCCCCGGCTTACGGCCGGGGAGCTTTCCTCGTTCCCGTTCGTGTTCCGGCAGATGACGCCGGAGGAGAAGCGGGAGGCTTTTCGGAGCCTTACGGAGCAGGTAATCTGGGACGGG